The Meriones unguiculatus strain TT.TT164.6M chromosome 20, Bangor_MerUng_6.1, whole genome shotgun sequence region CGAGTGACCTAagagaaaacagtttttaaaggTTTGGTTACCAAGAGTCTTCTCTGGATTTTCTTCAAATCCACACTTAATTAACAATATTCTATTAATTTTACTATACATCAAATTATTTTGACATAAACCTGCAAATGACTTACACAACAAACAATGATAAAATAATACAGGTGGTGCTGTCATTAgaagtattaaaatatatatacatagcgTACCTATACTTTCCTACGACTAGCAAATTGTTTggcttttaaaaactttaaagatCCACCAGTGTTTCTCCCTGAACTTCCTATTCATCCATTAGGCACAGGCACTACGAAGCCAATAATACTGGACATTACTGCAATGCAATTTCATTGTCAAATGAAGGAAAGGCTTATTAAATAATACCAACCCAAGCCCAGTCAGTGAAATAgcagacttcatttttttttatttagaaaaacatgtctcagaaaaaacaTGTCCTGCACGTGCCCTAAAAACAAGACAGTCACCTGACTTTaatgactattcccatctttccATATACTTGAGAGATTTTTCTATGTCTATTAACATAACTACACACCAACTCGCACACATGAAAACCAGTAAAATGGGGATTAAAAAGTCTGGCTTACTTGGTGTACAAATACGTCCACTGGAATATCCAAGGGGTTTCCCTCTCGATTTATCATGGAGATGAATCCAAATCCCATGCGAACGTTGAACCATTTACAGTGGCCAGTTCCGTGCAGAACCTGGGGCTCGTCCTCTGCCGGCTCAGGCAGCTTTTCTGGCTCTTCACCTTTGCCTGCCCCGCCTGACACCGAACAGGACAAGAGTCGGTTAGTCTGCATTTCTATACTCCACTCATCTAAAGAAAAAATTTTGCttgtggaaagagaaaatgaaggtaGTAAACAAAAGCCTggtaaatgtttttcttcttaaaaaaatatttaaaacaaaaaagggttAAAAGCAAAGGCGGGGAGGGGAAGCCACACTGCTGCATCGCTCACACCAGCTTCCACGTTTCTGTACATCCGCATACTTTTTCATCTTTCTCCTTTGCTCCGTAACCTTCTACAGTTACACCATGTGACCCTTCACTCACATATTGCTGACTTAATACTATTCCAGTTTACAAAGAATAATTTTTCAGTAAGACGGCTGTCTAGcaagcaggaaaagagaaatcCTTAGGATTTCTGGTTAACGCACATGTGGCAGACGGGAATCCCGGGTTAGTTGCAATGTGTATCCCCTCCCCCTAACTTTCAATTAAAGTTAGGgtagaatgggggagggggcaggtgtATAAAAGTTTTCTTGGGCTCACTAACTGAAACTGTGCGTAATCACACCACACAATTCAAACAATAGCCCCCTGAAAGCTTTTCAAGTTGTGAATCAGTGTGGGCGGTACAAAACATTTTGGAGATCTGTAACAATAGGTTTTGCCAAAGCCCCCATGGTACTCTAAGGGGGTGGGAGGTAATGCCCAGTATTAGGGTAAAGGAAGACAAGGCTAGAAAAGGGGAGAAACTGCGTACTGGGGAGAAGcaggggagaaaagaggaaagaaatcacagtaaaacaatagaaaagaaaattaaccTTCGGCCATGTTGCCCCACCGGCCCTCAGCTTCAAACTCGAGAGATGAAAACTTTCCCTTTGGACCGGAGTGATCTTCGGCATCAGTCTAACATCTTGATTTTGCGTGATCACAAATTTAGTTCGCATGGTCTAATGTGCTTtcctccttttgatttttttctcctcttctctctccagtTTCTGGCCCCCTGAGCACACGTGACTTTGTCAATTACATGCTTTCTTGCTACTAATTTCACCTCGGATCCTTAAGGGGCTGGCAAGAGGAAGAGATGACCAATCGCCATTTCATCTGTGCTGACatcaaaataatttatgaatgAACACGGAAAACTCAAACGTGTTCTCTTAAAGGCAATTTGGGACATTTCTTTTTGAGCAATCAGAATACTGGTTTTGTATTATTTAAACACCACGAAGGGCCGTTGTGAATCACTGGGTTAGAAACGCGACAGTCGGTCTATGTGCACACGCCTGCTCTAATCTCATAGGGGGAGCCATTTAAATAAATCAACTGACGTTTtgattcccacacacacacaccccataggCATTCTGCTATTCCATAGCACCAAACCACCATAGTGACGTTAATATTCAATTCTGGAAGGACAATATGTAATTCTCAAGTACAAATTTAAACTTAATTACTTAACAATTAACTTCAGATATTGGTAACATAAACCTACCAAAAGGCAAAAGCATATCTAATTTCAACctgaaattttttaatttaaaataaattaaatcgcTACTAATTTCCTATCAACTAGTATTGCTCATATCAGAACATTTTTGAGAGGTTTAGTAAGAAATTGTACTTCACAGGTTTCTTTCTCCGCCATCTCTTTCCGGGGGAGGAGATGTGATTAATGACTTCCTAAATTACAGCCCAGTTTTCCAGCCTAATGTAGAGTGAACCTCAATCAGCGGTGATTGTTCCCCAAGAGCAGGAGACTCaggcagagggggaggggagtggcGGGAGGAGGTGAAGAGCGATGCCGGAGAGGCGGCTGTGGAGAGAAAAAGCAGCCTGCTGAGGTGGGAGAGGGCACATGGAAGGAAGGTAAATGCAGTCTAACTGGACCCGGACATCCTATAGTCTACAGCAGCAAGCAGATCCGCCAAAGGCTGTAAGAACGGAATGGGCTCCTCCCAACCCTTCCTTTTGGGCCCCTGcatcaaaacatttttttgtttttcaaattggATTTGTGTTTATAACAATATTAGCCACCTCATTTAATATTTCAAAAAGCATTATATAATAACTAGAAATGCTTtgtctctttaaaatataaactacTACCTGTTTTGAAACATGATAAGGCTTCCACCAGTCTCTCACTACCCATCCCCCCATTTTCTTAAACAAGTAGTTTACAGAAAAACTGTAGATACCACTTCCCTTCTTCAAAGCTACCAGCTGACCCTCCCCCACCATGCCCGCACACCCCTCACCCATCCCCAAGTAAGCCCACACAGTGCTTCACACAAACCAAAATGTTAGGATTAAGAAAAATCCACACAGTACACCTATCACACCCCTTCTCatcctgaaaaaccaaaaataaatttaaactaaCTGGCTCAGATTTGAAAATAATCGATGcaaaaagaaatgaattatttTCAGCTGTTTGTGATAAATGGTGTCAATCAAAACTGATCATTTTGGAAAgatttttcatctttcttttgttgttctcaGGAAGGAGGCaagcttgtatttatttttgagaaggaTAACAATGTGCCAGCTGGTGGAGAGAAAAAAGGATTTTCCAAGTGTAACAAGTTCCACATTCTGAACAGGCTGTTTGCTAACTAAGCATTTACTAAACAGCATCTTAATATTAGAAATGGATTACTACCACCCTtgttatattatacattataaataaTCAAAAATTCTGAAAGTTATTTTTTGTAATTTGAAAACTTACTACTTAAAAATCTAGTATAAAGTAACCTGAAAAGGTATTCATGTAAACTGGGACAGTGCTTTATTTATGCAAGTCTCCAAAATGAACAGATCTGTAAATTTTGGATTATGGCGAATTACACTTTATCTACAAGTTTGTGCTTATTTGTAAAAGTTTACTAGTAAAAATCAAACACACAGTGAGCGGCTTCTGAGCCCTCGACTTCTTAAATCTAACAAGTTTCAGACATACTTAAAGAACGTGTAATGTAGGAACACCACTGCTGAACCACGCTGGACGGTGCAGTTACGGGGTTCACAGTTGTGCCTGATGAGGGGCCTCCAGAATTCAAAGCATTAAGGTAGGGTTCACCAGACTGGTCACTGGTGTCAGAGGTTatcatttcattcatttcctgAGAGGGACATCAGCCTTTCAAGTTATGTAGAAGGCTTTTTCCAACTGGGAACCCTGAGAAAACCTCTAAAATTCATTCACAAAGAATTTAAGGCACAATCATTTACATACCTTTGGATGGGGAATAGAAAGGGAAAGAGTGTTaaaggctagaaaaaaaaaacaggaaggaaggaagctgggaaGGGGAGAGTTGAAGGAGACACACAATCTCATCAACTCAAGGGTATGGCACTGTCTTTTAAATAGGTTCGTCTTATCTTTTGAGCCTTTTATAAACTGACCATGAGCTCCTAAGGCGCAGAGTGCTTCTATCACATAAAATGCTTCTTCCGAGTCTCCCACACTGCTTTTCAGTTTGTCACCTTCTAAAGTcttctggttttaatttttttctcatttcctacTTGGTGTTAGCGCCAGAAAGACCTGTGTTCAACTAAAACGCATGTTTTAAACCTTCAATAGCCAAATGTTTCCTAGATTGATTTACCATAGCTTTTccaaaatgtctttaaaattagCTCAAGACCTAACCTGACTCCTCAACTCAGcccaggagggaggggattacaaGCAATCTATGGCATGTCcttcggttagggttagggttaggtaggcGTCCCAGTTTTTTAATGGTGGTCGTGTTTTCTCATATGAACCGCTCTCCAACGCCATACTGCAAGAGACTGCGTCTTTGCTCACTGTTAGAAGCAGTGTGCAACATCTACTGAAACAGAAACAGTGCTTTGGTTCTTGTGAAAACTATGCGGGGCTGTGGCACGGCTGAGAACCGACCTGTCCGGCTCACTCAGCAAGTAAGCAGAGGTCAGCAGCCCTAGCTCTGTCCCAGCAACTAGCACTTTCCAGTGCAGCTTCTGCCCTTGGGGTCTCCAAGCCTCCAGGGCCCCAAGTCCCCAGCGTCCGATACAGGGCTTGCATACctgccctttcctttccttttctgccaGAAATTTCCTCACCTTTCTGTCTCCTAACCCCTTACCACCATATTACCTCTAGAAATCCAGTTATTCCAAATTAGGCTGTTGGAAGTATTACTAAGGGACTTTTAAACATTTGTAtttttgctctttaaaaaaaaaaacaaaaacaaaagaaacccctATCTTCACCACTATGACAAAATATTAGCCTCAAACTAAACTCTTTCACTGCATTTATGCATGTCTCATTTATAATCTGATCTCTTTATGTACCCAATTCTAAATCTAAGCAAGCAAGGTCCAATGGAGGCTCAGGACAAACACGGCAAGTAACTACCCCGGCCCCTACCGGCCATGCTTCATGCTTAAAATGAGCAAGCTGCGGAGCCTGCAGTTGGGAACCTGGCAAGCAGCTTAACACATCAGCAGCGCCTTTCTCAGGAGCATCTGGAAAGCGGAGGGCGGGAGGGGACTGTGGATTGGGGGAGCCCAGACTGTTCCCGCGTGATTGTTCCTGGGCAGCCTGGGCAAAGGCTACCGACCTGCGTCGGGAAACCGATCCGATTCCACACACCCAATGCGTTTCAGCCAAGTACTCGCAGTAACTCTCTGGTGGATTAAAACAGGGCGTCAAAGAAAATGGGACCCCCACTGAGTGTGTTAACAGAGGGACCCCAGAAGCTGAGggcattttggttttgtttccaaaaacaaaatcccggtctttttcaattttttttttttttttttaaactgggagaCAAAAATGCCCTGGCTTCAAGCAAATTTTCTTCTTAGAGTTATTCAGAGTTGTCAaaaatctcctttaaaaaaaaaaaaatgctttctgaaCTATATTGCTTGGAGACTACTGTGGAAACAGAGGATCTTGTTACCATAATTCTTAAATTTTTCGCTCAAATCACTTTTATATTTCAAGTTAGGTACTttttcagtaaaacaaaatttGGAACAATGAAATTCAGAAACGGGGCATTAATTTAAATCCATCATTtgtaaaatgttattttgaaTATCTAGTAAAATTCCGTTATAATAGAACTTCtctttcaataaaaggaaataaaaattgagTATTACTTTTCTCACATATTTTCTAAGCTGTTTGACAAATACTTTTGCCAACTTTTTTAGTTAAAATGGTAACTTTGTAAGCAATCACTTAGTAATAAGTAAGCttttttttacataattattCAGAATAGCACAAAAGAACTTTAATTTGAAAAAATGACAGGCACTATTTTCCACTTGTATTATTTACACGTGTATGCTTCATAACTCAAAGATCATTTTACAGTAAATAGAAATGTCTGAGTCTGTACAATGAAAAACAcaatgtacatatatttattctCCTTCCCCTAAAACCATTTACAGGTTAATTATTTAAAACCTcatctcagaaaagcaaataatcAGCTTGAAAGAGTATGGTCTACCTCTTAAGATTGTTTCAATATTTACTCTGAAGAGTTTACTGAGCAGGGCAGAAATAGGAAGCTCGAGAAAGGTGGGGAGTGAAAGATGAGAAGAGTGGAAattctaaggaaaaaaatcttccagCTAAAATCTGTAGGCTGGGGCTCCAGTCCCACCTCCAGCCTGACTGGCAGCCTCCTGTGACTCACACCACATGGCTGGGGCTCCAGCTCCTGATCAAGCGAGGGGTCCCACTGACATTCAAAGCCTTTTTCTGTGTAAAGCCCAGCCTGTGGAAACCTCTCTTTGGTAAAAAACCTCTCTTTGGTAGCTCTCTTCTCTACCTCCCTTTTTCACCAAGAGGAAACAGACAAGAAACTTTATTGCAGTCACTTAACACACTGGTGTTAACATTTTTTCCAAACAGAAAAATGGTTAAAAATGCCAGTTTACCTCCAGAAAAACTCTACAATCAACAGTAAGAAAGGAAGTGATATATTAACATTTTGTAGCAACTTTTAACAGTGTTCTTTTTCATGAAATTCACAAGAGCACCATCAACATGTTGGTTTTATTCCACAAAAATAGTGCTTACCAAAAGACAGCGTCAGGTGTGGCTTCTCCATTAAATATCTGAGCCTTTCTCTGGTTGTACAATTCTTTagtaaatttaatattaaaatatcattttactATGCATCACTATAAATTTTGTGGACCAAAACTCTTATGGAGTGCTTTCAAATGTACACTAATCTAAGACTCAGTCAGTGAGGCACAGAGGAGTACacattcaatcccagcactcaaagcaTTGACAGACACAtttttgtgagttccaggtcagcctgatcttCAAGGTAAGTTTCAGACCAGGCAGacccacatagtgagaccctctctcaaaaacaagacaagaaaaacaaaccaactaaCCTCAGGCAAGTTTTTAACTCTTTGGAGCAAATGCAACAGTAACATAATATTATCAAAAAAGAGCATttgggaaaaaaatcaataatataaataaaattccatGTCTAGATGTAGGTTTAACTTCAAACAACTCTGTTTTACAACATGATAATGAGCAGACTTCAACAGCTATACATGAAGAGCAACGTCAATGACACACCCTGTTAGTGAGCTGAAGCGTCCTCAGAAAGTCCTCAGAAAACACTGCCATATGTACTTTTTAAATCAACAGGTATTTGTTAGCACTTACTGGGAATCACAGAGATGAATAAGCAATAGGTTTGTCTCCATAAGTGTTTAAGTATGTTATCTGTCTTgctcaatgaaaaagaaaatcacaaagccAAACACAGTCAAACAGAAGGTGGGAGTAAGTAGAACATGGAACCCACACAACAGTTTTATACATGGGATATCCTGGATGGAGTATACTAGGATATGACGCCAATCTTGCCCATGTACAAAAATAAGAATGGAAAAATCCTTAGGATTGGTCAAGTCCTCTCAGATGCCTCCGCTGATCATTCAAGGCATTTGGGATaagtaaaacatttaattaaacaaAAGACTAACCTGGGGCTGATGAAACCTGGTTGAATGACCTCATCATCTTCTGAAGAACCTAAAATCAGAGAGCTCAAGTCAGTGCTACAGTAGTCGcctatttcatttcttcttccacAACTTAACAACTCAGTAAAAACAATAAAAGCCCATATTTTAATGTGAAGTCACCTGCAAACTGGTCTTTACAACCTCACTAAGTTGATAACCATTTGCCATAAGCTTATATGTTATTTCTATCAGGGGACATtggctttaaaacaaacaaaacaaacagaagggcaTTCAGATACAACAAGCACAATTTTAGGAATGTAGCTTTAAAtattgcttgtttttgttttcttgagttgagatttctctgtgtaacagccttggccatcctgaaactctctttgtagaccaggctggctttaaatttaAAGATGCATGGAGATTatctagaaccccagcacaggtatagcccatggcagctcagtatccaagggggttccctagtaaggggaacaggggctgtctctgacatgaacttagtggctggctctttgatcacttccccctgagggaggagcagccttactaggccacagacgaagacagtgcagacagtcctgataagacttgagaggctagggtcagatgaaagaggagtaGGACCTAACCTgttacttggaaaggggcatgggaggagatgagagaaggtgggtgggattgagatggaatgagggagggggctacagctgggatgcaaagtgaataagccataattaatataaaaaataaaaattaaggtgctgggattaaagtgatgagattaaaggcatgagccaccatacctggctaaatTTTTAATACTGAATTTTATATACTGTAATTCATGAATCTAAATTTTTCCACTTACCAATCTACCTAACCTATAATACCATGCTTCTTGATAAAACTATCTAGTCAGATATATTTTACAAGATAAATCATAAGAAATTAATCGTGTTCTTGAGAAAATACTTATAACCTATACTTCCAATTACTATATCTATTGTTacaaacactgtttttttttttctctctctctcttttattttttagacaggatctcaactatgtagcctaggctagcctcttGCAGAGAGAAATTCTTTTGCCTGAGTCTCACTAATTACAGGgaaatcctgggattacaggcaagacCCACTGTGCCTGTCTTCAAATACTTTTGAATGGGCAGAAAGTTCTCACTCTAgaacagctctggctgttctagaacttactatgtggaTCAGATTGGCCTTgcacccagagatctgcctgcctcgggAATTTTGGGTGTCACCACACTCAActttcaaatactttttaaaggTAAGACttgaataataatataattaattaattaattatgtttAAAGATATCAAATACCTATTAACCCAAATTTTAAaggtaaaaattttcattttaaaaatcaaagtattAAATCACATGTGGTGGGGTACATATTTAAACACAGTACTCAGGATGCAGAAATAGACAgatctcagttcaaggccagcttgatctacagaacaagtttcaagccagggctacacagagaaaccctgtctcaaaagaacaataaataaataaggtgaaAATCTAAGTTTTGATGTTTCTAGCATAGCTATTAACAAATGCCACAAAACAGTGAAATCTGTAATAGCACTTGAAAGAGAAAATTCCTTTTGGCCATTTGCGTTATCATTCAATTAAAAGCTTAAACAGATTGGTTTGCACATGCATCTAATCACCTAATAcattccatgtttgtttttcctttcctaaGTTTTAAACTCTGTATCTACCataacacacaccacacacacacatacacacacatgccacacatgaaaaaaacaaacaaaaaacctattaGGTGAAAACACTTTAGTTGCAATCTAATGtcttctcaaaagaaaataaggcTTTCCAGATACTCAATTCTACTGTGAGTTGACTCAACTTTTTCAACAAAATAACAGTAACATGTGAAAACAATAAAAGGTAACAAAGGCATATGAGCCTCTGTACATTAACTCTTTCAGTCATCCTGTGCTTATAACAAAAATAAGATAATGACAGGTCATAACTTTACCAAACTTCAATAATATTATCCTAATAACTACTCTTGTACAGTAGGTATATCTcacatcttctttctttctcttaactgatttatgtgtatgtgttttaaattatttcagtAAAGCCTTGGGCTTGTAATGATAGCCAGGCATAATggtgtatgtatttgttttaagatttatttatttattatgtatatgttgtgttgcatgtatacctgcactccagaagagggcaccagatctcattatagatggttgtgaggcaccatgtggttgctgggaattgaactcaggacctctggaagagaagacagtgctcttaacctctggcccatctctctagcccccatggTGTATgccttaatcctagcattcaggaggctgggaggagggtggggaggcaCCCTGATTTCAAGGGCAGCCTCAAACAAGatcctatttattttattttctatttatgtgtgtgtctgcatgtaggTATGCACACTTGCATGTAAGATCCCAAGGTGGCAAAAGAGAGTGTCTGactcccctgaagctggagttgtgAACTGCTAACATGATATTGGGAACCAAGCTAGTATCCTCACTAAGAGTAATGAACACTCCTAatagttgagccatctctctagaccctatgagagagagaaacagagacagagattgagagtgccaggtatggtggcccaTGATTTAATCCCAGgctttagaaggcagaggcaagcagatctcagtgAATTCATGGTCAacctgggaaacagaggcagcttccgaccagtcaaggctacacagtaagcccttgtctcaaaaagaagcaaacaaacaaaaattctaaatTATGAAGGGAAAATCCAGAGTTCAAAAtaaccaaaaaggaaaacaaaagccaaGTGACTTGATTaatactgtgatttttttaattatgcaaattcatatatttttgtattattaaGTTCATATATTAGCATTCTtttcaacagaaaataaaatggaattacGCAAAATTCACATATTTGACTAATGCTTGGTCTTATTTTGCTGTACTAGAACCAGGACTTTGCACAGGCACTAGCATGAAGCTACATGCTCAAAGGTTAAGTATGACTTCAAATTTTCTTTCCTCGGGTTTTTTCCTCCTctggtttttgaagacagggtatCACTCTGTAGTTGCTACCTTCTTGACCCAGTTTATTGAGATTACAAATATGTCATAAGCTTTTTCAAAATTATGAGTTAGGAAaacagaattaatttttaaatggattacaaTCAATCTATATACTATTTACTGAATGATATCAATTGGAATTAGGTAAATGTTATATGCAGTTCAAATGTTCATTGCTTTGAcattgctaaaacaaaataattatttaaatgcatacatacaatAGTAATACAAAGAACAGCTActtatattttacatatgagtacTTTTATTCAATATTCTAATTTCCTTAAAATACTTTATAGAACAACTaattaactttaaattaaaattgaGTTAGAACTACAATCATGGGAtacatttctctgccatttgtccAACACTTGGACCTCCACCTGAAGCTCTTCTATGTACTTTTTACTGAGTAAATGCTTCTACCCTGTAATCCTGGCTTGTAATTTGCTGTAATAGCCTTGTAAAGAGATGCTGTTTCTCCGAACTTCACTGGGCTCTGTGGCAGCAGAGACTGTAGTATATTTAACTCATTAACTCATCCTGTAATTTTTAcggtttaatttgttttttgtctttgttttttttgtttggtctgttttgttttgatttgttttagggagttttgtttgtttgttttgagacagggtttttctctgtagccctggaactcattctgtagaccaggctggcctcaaaatcagaagtacctcccaagtgctgacattaaagccATGTGTCACTACCAGCTAGCTTACATAGTTTAAAT contains the following coding sequences:
- the Lin28b gene encoding protein lin-28 homolog B, whose protein sequence is MEKPHLTLSFESYCEYLAETHWVCGIGSVSRRRSVAFAQAAQEQSRGNSLGSPNPQSPPALRFPDAPEKGAADVLSCLPGSQLQAPQLAHFKHEAWPEMNEMITSDTSDQSGEPYLNALNSGGPSSGTTVNPVTAPSSVVQQWCSYITRSLNEWSIEMQTNRLLSCSVSGGAGKGEEPEKLPEPAEDEPQVLHGTGHCKWFNVRMGFGFISMINREGNPLDIPVDVFVHQSKLFMEGFRSLKEGEPVEFTFKKSPKGLESIRVTGPGGSPCLGSERRPKGKTLQKRRPKGDRWRRQDLLMDQMWTVREEESRMIPRCYNCGGLDHHAKECSLPPQPKKCHYCQSVMHMVANCPHKIVTQLPTSSQERQEAEPQPCVSTSPREAGVGHGCTSPFPQEAKSEMTERSDRPPQEVSSMKAFVAPEGQNKKGPSIQKRKKS